Genomic window (bacterium):
GGCTTTCTCCGCCTCGACGCCGGAGTGCCTCCAGCCCACCCTTCTCGATTGACGGCGGGCTTTCAATGTCGATATCCCAGGCATCGACAGGAATGAGAATCTGCGCGCCTTGGTATTCGAAGTTGTTGAAGCCTAAGGGCGTGATTTTTTCGCCGAACAACTTTCTCATCGGGGGCGCGGAGCCCCACTCCCCCTTGTATCCTCCGGCTCTGAGGTCGGCGATCTCCGTCCCAGAGACAGCGAGCGCCACCGCAAACTCCCAGATGTGAGTGCCCTCGGGGAAGAGGTCGGGGGTCAGTTTCTTGCCTATCGTCCACCATTCCAAGATTGCGACCAGCATCCCAAGGTCTCGAACGTTGCGGCCGGTTCTCACCAGGGGCTCGCGGTTTCCGCCATGACCGTTAAGGAAAATGACCTTTCGAATGCCGTTTCGGTGCAGGCTCCGGCAGATGTCCGTGCAGAACGCTTCCATAACGTGGGGGCTGACGGTGAGCGATCCCGGGTATTCCTTCATCTTGTCATTTTCCCCGTAGGGGAGCAGCGGCAGTGTCATGAGCCCGGTTCTCTTCCCCACCTCATCCGCCATCTTTTGTACTGAGCTGCCATCAATACCGATGGGG
Coding sequences:
- a CDS encoding creatininase family protein yields the protein MKKHRLDEMSWMEAAEAFKKTDTVIMPVGTLHAHGPTPIGIDGSSVQKMADEVGKRTGLMTLPLLPYGENDKMKEYPGSLTVSPHVMEAFCTDICRSLHRNGIRKVIFLNGHGGNREPLVRTGRNVRDLGMLVAILEWWTIGKKLTPDLFPEGTHIWEFAVALAVSGTEIADLRAGGYKGEWGSAPPMRKLFGEKITPLGFNNFEYQGAQILIPVDAWDIDIESPPSIEKGGLEALRRRGGESLQRFIEYMSAFAVEFQKINVSKALRVSE